GTTTTCCATGCTTTTCCCCTCTGGCGCCCGAACAGTGTCCGCACCATTCAATCCGAGTCCGTATCAGAACACGACGGTCTTGTTGCCGTGCACCAGCACGCGGTCCTCCACGTGCGCCTTCACGGCGCGGGCCAGCACCTGCCGTTCCACGTCGCGGCCCAGGCGCATCAGGGTGTCCGGCGTTTCGCGGTGCGTGACGGGAATCACGTCCTGCGCGATGATCGGCCCGGCGTCGAGTTCCTCGGTCACGTAGTGGCTGGTCGCGCCGATCAGTTTCACGCCCCGGTTGAACGCCGCGCGGTACGGGTTGGCGCCCACGAACGCGGGCAGGAACGAGTGGTGAATGTTGATCACGGGCCGCCCGAAGTCGCGCAGCAGCTCGCCGCTCAGGATCTGCATGTAGCGGGCCAGCACGGCGAAATCCACGTTCGCCTCGTGCATCAGGCGCACCTGTTCGGCCTCGGCCTCGGCCTTGTTCTCCTTGGTGACCTTCACGACGTGGAAGGGAATGCCGAACATCTCCGCGTCGCGCCGCAGGTCCTCGTGGTTGCTGATGATCAGCGGGATCTCCACGTTCAGTTCGCCCCGGCGTTTGCGCCACATCAGGTCCAGGAAGCAGTGGTCGTAGCGGCTGACGAGTACGGCCATGCGTTTGGGCTGCGTGGTGTAGTGCACGCTCCAGTCCATCCCGAACGGCGTGGCGACCACGTTCGCGAACGCCCGCTCGAAGGGCTCGCGGGCCAGGTCCAGTCCCGCGAGGTGGAATTCCATGCGCATGAAGAACGTCCCGCCCTGCGGGTCCGTGCTGTGCTGGTCACTGTGGATGATGTTCGCGCCGTGGTTGTGCAGGAACTGCGAGACGGCCGCGACGATCCCGCCCCGGTCCGGGCAGGTGATCGTCAGTACGGCAGTGTTCAGGGGGTCGGGCGCGGTTGAAGCGGGGGCCGTCATATCCGGCGAGGATACCCCGCGCGGCGGGTGGTAGCCTCGCGGACGTGCAAACAAACACCTCTTACGTGGCGTACGACCCGGACCTTCACGCGGCCCTGCTGGCCGACTACTGCCTGTCGGCCGCGCCCGGCGAACGCCTGCTGGTCGCGGGCGGGCAGGAGGCCACGCCCCTGATCCGCGCCGTGACCCGCGCCCTGCTCACGCGCGGCGCGCGGCCCGTGGTCCGCGTGGACTACCCCGGCCAGCACGAGGACTTCGCGGAACTCGCCAGTGACGCCGTCCTGGACGCCATTCACCCTGCCGACCTGAGCGACGTGGAAGCCCTGGACGGCAGCCTGCGCGTCCTGACGCCTGCACCCGCCCGCCCCGTGGACGCCGCCCGCC
The DNA window shown above is from Deinococcus depolymerans and carries:
- the purU gene encoding formyltetrahydrofolate deformylase, whose amino-acid sequence is MTAPASTAPDPLNTAVLTITCPDRGGIVAAVSQFLHNHGANIIHSDQHSTDPQGGTFFMRMEFHLAGLDLAREPFERAFANVVATPFGMDWSVHYTTQPKRMAVLVSRYDHCFLDLMWRKRRGELNVEIPLIISNHEDLRRDAEMFGIPFHVVKVTKENKAEAEAEQVRLMHEANVDFAVLARYMQILSGELLRDFGRPVINIHHSFLPAFVGANPYRAAFNRGVKLIGATSHYVTEELDAGPIIAQDVIPVTHRETPDTLMRLGRDVERQVLARAVKAHVEDRVLVHGNKTVVF